The Humulus lupulus chromosome 3, drHumLupu1.1, whole genome shotgun sequence genome window below encodes:
- the LOC133822568 gene encoding pyrophosphate-energized membrane proton pump 2 has product MVMDEDLEGGNLGSYQDRPRTFPSMRSKAYTPWIFRVLLGINSRVLFVILLLGLGAVFYVGARTSPIIVFVFSVCIFSFLLSIYLTKWVLAKDEGPPEMVQISEAIRDGAEGFFRTQYGTISKMAFLLALIILCIYLFRDITPQQEASGIGRSTSACITVAAFLLGALCSGAAGYVGMWVSVRANVRVSSAARRSAREALQIAVRAGGFSAMVVVGMAVIGIAILYATFYVWLGVDTPGGMKVTDLPLLLVGYGFGASFVALFAQLGGGIYTKAADVGADLVGKVEQGIPEDDPRNPAVIADLVGDNVGDCAARGADLFESIAAEIISAMILGGTMARRCKIEDPTGFILFPLVVHSFDLVISSVGIFSIRGTRDSGAKGPIEDPMAILQKGYSITIVLAVLTFGLSTRWLLYTEQAPSAWFNFALCGLVGIITAYVFVRITKYYTDYKHEPVRSLALSSSTGHGTNIIAGVSLGLESTALPVLVISVAIISAFWLGQTSGLVDETGKPTGGLFGTAVATMGMLSTAAYVLTMDMFGPIADNAGGIVEMSQQPESVREITDLLDAVGNTTKATTKGFAIGSAALASFLLFSAYMDEVSTFARVPFTEVDIAIPEVFVGGLLGSMLIYLFSAWACSAVGRTAQEVVKEVRRQFIERPGIMDYQEKPDYGRCVAIVASASLREMIKPGALAIISPIAVGLLFRILGYYTGQPLLGAKVVASMLMFATVSGILMALFLNTAGGAWDNAKKYIETGALGGKGSESHKAAITGDTVGDPFKDTAGPSIHVLIKMLATITLVMAPVFL; this is encoded by the exons ATGGTCATGGATGAGGATTTGGAGGGTGGCAATCTAGGGTCTTACCAAGACAGGCCAAGAACGTTTCCCAGTATGCGTAGCAAAGCTTACACCCCATGG ATTTTTCGAGTCCTACTTGGAATAAACTCTCGCGTTCTTTTTGTAATTTTGCTCTTGGGATTAGGAGCAGTGTTTTATGTAGGAGCACGTACTTCTCCCATCATTGTGTTTGTCTTCTCAGTTTGCATTTTCAGCTTTCTTTTGTCCATATATCTTACTAAGTGGGTACTCGCCAAGGATGAGGGGCCTCCTGAGATGGTCCAG ATATCGGAAGCTATTCGAGATGGAGCTGAAGGTTTCTTCAGGACCCAATATGGAACTATCTCTAAGATGGCTTTTTTGCTAGCTCTAATTATCCTATGCATTTACTTGTTTCGCGATATAACTCCTCAACAAGAAGCTTCTGGTATTGGGAG GTCTACTTCTGCATGTATCACCGTAGCTGCATTTCTTTTGGGAGCTTTGTGCTCAGGTGCTGCAGGGTATGTTGGGATGTGGGTTTCTGTCCGTGCTAATGTTCGAGTATCTAGTGCTGCAAGAAGATCTGCAAGAGAGGCGCTGCAG ATAGCTGTTCGAGCTGGTGGTTTTTCTGCTATGGTTGTTGTTGGTATGGCTGTAATTGGCATAGCAATTTTGTATGCCACATTTTATGTTTGGCTGGGGGTGGATACACCGGGTGGAATGAAGGTTACTGACT TGCCTCTTCTTCTTGTTGGATATGGTTTTGGAGCTTCTTTTGTTGCCCTGTTTGCACAGTTGGGAGGCGGAATATACACAAAAGCAGCAGATGTTGGAGCAGACCTTGTTGGAAAAGTAGAGCAGGGCATTCCTGAAGATGATCCTAGAAATCCTGCTGTGATTGCAGATCTG GTTGGAGACAATGTAGGCGATTGTGCAGCTAGAGGTGCTGATCTATTTGAAAGTATCGCAGCTGAAATAATCAGTGCTATGATACTTGGGGGAACAATGGCTAGACGTTGTAAAATTGAAG ATCCAACTGGCTTCATATTGTTCCCTCTTGTTGTTCACTCATTTGATCTTGTTATATCATCTGTTGGAATTTTCTCAATTAGGGGTACACGTGATTCTGGTGCGAAAGGTCCTATAGAAGATCCCATGGCAATTCTCCAAAAAGGATATTCTATCACTATTGTGTTAGCTGTATTGACATTTGGCCTG TCTACTCGCTGGTTGCTTTACACTGAACAAGCACCTTCTGCATGGTTTAACTTTGCCTTATGTGGGCTAGTTGGTATCATCACAGCTTATGTTTTTGTCCGGATTACCAAGTATTACACTGACTACAAGCATGAACCTGTACGCTCTTTAGCTCTTTCTAGCTCCACGGGTCATGGGACAAATATAATTGCTGGTGTCAGTTTGGGCCTGGAGTCAACTGCTCTTCCTGTTCTTGTTATTAGTGTAGCTATTATCTCAGCCTTTTGGCTCGGTCAAACCTCTGGACTGGTAGATGAAACTGGAAAACCAACAGGTGGGCTCTTTGGTACAGCTGTAGCAACAATGGGAATGCTTAGCACTGCTGCCTATGTTCTTACTATGGATATGTTTGGTCCTATAGCTGATAATGCTGGTGGAATTGTAGAGATGAGTCAGCAG CCAGAAAGCGTTCGAGAGATCACTGACCTCTTGGATGCAGTAGGTAACACTACAAAAGCAACAACTAAAGGATTTGCAATTGGATCTGCTGCACTTGCATCGTTCCTTCTGTTTAGTGCATATATGGATGAGGTTTCTACATTTGCACGTGTGCCTTTTACAGAG gtAGATATTGCCATTCCAGAAGTTTTTGTTGGTGGGCTATTGGGTTCTATGCTTATTTATCTATTTAGTGCTTGGGCCTGTTCAGCAGTGGGCCGTACTGctcaagaagttgtcaaagaaGTAAGGAGACAATTTATTGAGAGGCCTGGTATAATG GACTACCAAGAGAAGCCCGATTATGGCCGTTGTGTTGCTATTGTAGCATCTGCATCTTTGAGGGAAATGATAAAACCTGGTGCCTTGGCTATTATTTCACCTATAGCAGTTG GTCTTCTGTTCCGGATTTTGGGATACTACACGGGGCAACCTCTGCTTGGGGCTAAAGTTGTTGCTTCAATGCTGATGTTTGCAACAGTTTCTGGTATTCTCATGGCTCTTTTCCTGAACACAGCAGGTGGTGCCTGGGACAATGCGAAGAAGTACATTGAGACAGGTGCCCTTGGTGGTAAAGGAAGCGAATCTCATAAAGCTGCAATTACAGGAGACAC TGTTGGAGATCCATTTAAGGACACAGCAGGGCCTTCCATTCACGTCCTGATAAAAATGCTTGCAACGATTACACTTGTAATGGCTCCTGTGTTTCTGTGA